A stretch of Anaeromyxobacter dehalogenans 2CP-1 DNA encodes these proteins:
- the thrC gene encoding threonine synthase: MAAPAFSSWFRCADGCDFRAELTEVVYECPRCGGLLEVEHDRAALATRSAAEWKALFDGRFKLGAWPYGSGVWGKKEWVYPGIADANVVSMFEGGSPLLRIDRYARELGLDDVWLKECGVTHTGSFKDLGMTVLVSAVKEMRARGAAVRAVACASTGDTSAALSAYCAAAGIPSVVLLPRGKISTAQLVQPISNGALVLELDTDFDGCMQVVKQLSRTKDIYLANSMNSLRIEGQKTASIEIAQQLGWTSPDWIVIPGGNLGNASAVGKGFLLMKELGVVDRLPRLVVAQAEHANPLWRATTGAGVKPTAAVEVAPLAARKTLASAIQIGAPVSARRALRALEALDGVVEQASEQELADAAARADRAGMFTCPHTGVALAALEKLAARGVVKRGERVVVISTAHGLKFSDFKVGYHDQTLPGIRAGLRNPAVQLPATLGAVQDAIAGRFGRG, translated from the coding sequence ATGGCCGCGCCCGCGTTCTCGTCCTGGTTCCGCTGCGCGGACGGTTGCGACTTCCGCGCCGAGCTCACCGAGGTGGTCTACGAGTGCCCGCGCTGCGGCGGGCTGCTCGAGGTCGAGCACGACCGCGCCGCGCTCGCGACCCGGAGCGCCGCCGAGTGGAAGGCGCTGTTCGACGGGCGCTTCAAGCTGGGCGCCTGGCCGTACGGCTCGGGGGTATGGGGCAAGAAGGAGTGGGTCTACCCCGGCATCGCCGACGCCAACGTCGTCTCGATGTTCGAGGGCGGCAGCCCGCTGCTCCGCATCGATCGCTACGCCCGCGAACTCGGCCTCGACGACGTGTGGCTGAAGGAGTGCGGGGTCACGCACACCGGGTCGTTCAAGGACCTGGGCATGACCGTGCTCGTCTCCGCGGTGAAGGAGATGCGGGCCCGCGGCGCCGCCGTGCGCGCGGTCGCCTGCGCCTCCACCGGCGACACCTCGGCCGCGCTCTCCGCCTACTGCGCCGCCGCCGGCATCCCCAGCGTGGTGCTGCTGCCGCGCGGCAAGATCTCCACCGCGCAGCTCGTCCAGCCCATCTCGAACGGCGCGCTGGTGCTCGAGCTCGACACCGACTTCGACGGCTGCATGCAGGTGGTGAAGCAGCTCAGCCGCACCAAGGACATCTACCTCGCGAACTCGATGAACTCGCTGCGCATCGAGGGGCAGAAGACCGCCTCCATCGAGATCGCGCAGCAGCTCGGCTGGACCTCGCCGGACTGGATCGTGATCCCGGGCGGCAACCTGGGGAACGCGAGCGCGGTCGGGAAGGGCTTCCTGCTCATGAAGGAGCTGGGCGTGGTGGACCGGCTCCCGCGCCTGGTGGTCGCGCAGGCGGAGCACGCGAACCCGCTCTGGCGGGCCACCACCGGCGCCGGGGTGAAGCCCACCGCCGCGGTCGAGGTCGCGCCGCTCGCCGCCCGGAAGACGCTCGCCTCCGCCATCCAGATCGGCGCCCCGGTGTCGGCGCGCCGCGCGCTGCGCGCGCTGGAGGCGCTCGACGGCGTGGTCGAGCAGGCCAGCGAGCAGGAGCTCGCCGACGCGGCCGCGCGCGCGGACCGGGCCGGCATGTTCACCTGTCCGCACACCGGCGTGGCGCTCGCCGCGCTCGAGAAGCTCGCCGCGCGCGGGGTGGTGAAGCGGGGCGAGCGGGTGGTGGTGATCTCCACCGCGCACGGCCTCAAGTTCTCGGACTTCAAGGTCGGCTACCACGACCAGACCTTGCCCGGGATCCGCGCCGGGCTGCGCAATCCGGCCGTCCAGCTCCCCGCCACGCTCGGCGCGGTCCAGGACGCGATTGCCGGCCGCTTCGGGCGAGGGTAG
- a CDS encoding lysophospholipid acyltransferase family protein, with product MAGGTGKKKAAGRRGAARLPGAARPAPRPVLGNDPFTRGAAPRPPAAPPASPPSPAPSSGPPPAPAVAAVAPAPSPAPPWSAAAAASPPAPEAPARAPDRTRTLPADRTGAQARLADVERRLDSALDGLEARVGDLAARAGLAGARREVTEAVARLAPVVAAKLGAALDLARLLEPPERLDRHGMDPRLVERAEPLVELLYATWWRTTVRDAEHVPATGPVMVVANHAGVVPWDALVLRHALRRDHPARRELRPLLDDRECDLPVMGGLAVRLGAVRATPEAAGRILQEGGALGVFPEGSAGARKPWGERYRLQRFGRGGFVKVALRAGATLVPCAIVGSEEAAPGISRTGWLADRLGLPLLTASPLLRLAPAALLPLPSRWSLRFGPPIPLAGRSPADAEDPARVGELAETVRATLQGMLDEDVSARGSVFL from the coding sequence ATGGCGGGAGGGACCGGCAAGAAGAAGGCCGCGGGTCGGCGCGGGGCCGCGCGCCTGCCCGGCGCCGCGCGGCCGGCTCCGCGACCGGTGCTCGGCAACGACCCGTTCACCCGGGGTGCGGCGCCGCGCCCGCCCGCCGCGCCGCCCGCTTCGCCGCCCTCCCCGGCTCCTTCGTCCGGGCCGCCGCCCGCGCCCGCCGTCGCCGCGGTCGCGCCGGCGCCCTCGCCGGCCCCCCCGTGGTCCGCGGCCGCCGCCGCCTCGCCCCCGGCGCCCGAGGCGCCGGCCCGCGCGCCGGACCGCACCCGGACGCTCCCGGCCGACCGCACCGGCGCGCAGGCGCGGCTCGCCGACGTGGAGCGGCGGCTCGACTCGGCGCTCGACGGCCTGGAGGCGCGCGTGGGCGATCTCGCCGCACGCGCCGGGCTGGCCGGGGCGCGCCGCGAGGTGACCGAGGCGGTGGCGCGGCTCGCCCCCGTGGTGGCGGCGAAGCTGGGCGCGGCGCTGGACCTGGCGCGGCTGCTCGAGCCGCCCGAGCGGCTCGACCGCCACGGGATGGACCCGCGGCTGGTGGAGCGGGCCGAGCCGCTGGTCGAGCTGCTGTACGCCACCTGGTGGCGCACCACCGTGCGCGACGCGGAGCACGTCCCGGCGACCGGGCCGGTCATGGTGGTCGCGAACCACGCCGGCGTCGTCCCGTGGGACGCGCTGGTCCTGCGGCACGCGCTCCGCCGCGATCACCCCGCGCGGCGGGAGCTCCGCCCGCTGCTCGATGACCGTGAGTGCGACCTGCCGGTGATGGGCGGCCTGGCGGTGCGGCTGGGCGCCGTGCGCGCCACGCCCGAGGCGGCGGGGCGCATCCTGCAGGAGGGCGGCGCGCTGGGCGTGTTCCCGGAGGGCAGCGCCGGCGCCCGCAAGCCCTGGGGCGAGCGCTACCGCCTGCAGCGGTTCGGCCGCGGCGGCTTCGTCAAGGTGGCGCTGCGTGCCGGCGCGACGCTCGTCCCCTGCGCCATCGTCGGCAGCGAGGAGGCGGCGCCCGGCATCTCGCGCACCGGCTGGCTGGCGGACCGGCTGGGGCTGCCGCTGCTCACGGCGAGCCCGCTGCTCCGGCTGGCGCCCGCGGCGCTGCTGCCCCTGCCCTCGCGCTGGTCGCTCCGCTTCGGCCCGCCCATCCCGCTGGCCGGCCGCTCGCCGGCCGACGCGGAGGACCCGGCGCGGGTGGGCGAGCTGGCGGAGACGGTCCGCGCGACGCTGCAGGGCATGCTGGACGAGGACGTGTCCGCGCGCGGCTCGGTGTTCCTCTAG
- the tmk gene encoding dTMP kinase produces MSAAGGGGRGRPAARGRFVVLEGLDGAGTTTQARLLGERLRADGRTAHVTAEPSGGPVGALVRQVLTRRVTGVAGADFDPHALALLFAADRRDHRAVEIDPKLAAGIDVVSDRYTLSSLAYQGAALGEMEWVRQVNGAAGPPDATLFLRVRPEVALRRRRAASLDREIYEVGAFQRKVAAEYDRAIALLRQAGESVIEIDGERPVEAVAAAVWAAVSTL; encoded by the coding sequence GTGAGCGCGGCGGGGGGCGGCGGACGCGGACGTCCGGCCGCTCGCGGCCGCTTCGTCGTCCTCGAGGGGCTCGACGGCGCCGGGACCACCACGCAGGCGCGGCTGCTCGGCGAGCGGCTCCGCGCGGACGGCCGCACCGCCCACGTCACCGCCGAGCCGTCCGGGGGGCCGGTGGGCGCGCTCGTTCGCCAGGTGCTGACGCGCCGCGTGACCGGCGTCGCGGGCGCGGACTTCGACCCGCACGCGCTCGCGCTGCTGTTCGCGGCGGATCGCCGCGATCACCGGGCCGTCGAGATCGACCCGAAGCTGGCCGCGGGGATCGACGTCGTCTCCGACCGCTACACGCTGTCGTCGCTCGCCTACCAGGGCGCGGCGCTCGGGGAGATGGAGTGGGTCCGCCAGGTGAACGGGGCGGCGGGCCCGCCGGACGCGACGCTGTTCCTCCGGGTGCGGCCCGAGGTCGCGCTGCGGCGCCGGCGCGCCGCGTCGCTCGACCGCGAGATCTACGAGGTGGGCGCGTTCCAGCGGAAGGTGGCCGCCGAGTACGATCGCGCCATCGCGCTGTTGCGCCAGGCGGGCGAGAGCGTGATCGAGATCGACGGTGAGCGCCCGGTGGAGGCCGTGGCCGCCGCGGTGTGGGCGGCCGTCTCGACCCTGTAG
- a CDS encoding protein-L-isoaspartate(D-aspartate) O-methyltransferase, translating into MGIRDRRVLDAIAALDRARFVSRDLSAEAYADRPLPIGFGQTISQPYVVAFMTEALELEGGERVLEVGTGSGYQTALLARLAGEVWSVEIVPGLAARARALLLEELGLANVHLREGDGALGWPEAAPFERILVTAAAPRVPPALRAQLAPGGRMVLPVGEAESEQVLRVVERGADGIEESEDVLPVRFVPLTHLPPAV; encoded by the coding sequence ATGGGCATCCGCGACCGGCGCGTCCTCGACGCGATCGCGGCGCTCGACCGCGCGCGCTTCGTGTCCCGCGACCTCTCGGCCGAGGCCTACGCCGATCGGCCGCTCCCCATCGGCTTCGGCCAGACCATCTCGCAGCCGTACGTGGTGGCGTTCATGACCGAGGCGCTCGAGCTCGAGGGCGGCGAGCGCGTGCTGGAGGTCGGCACCGGCTCCGGTTACCAGACCGCGCTGCTGGCGCGGCTCGCCGGCGAGGTGTGGTCGGTCGAGATCGTCCCCGGGCTGGCGGCGCGGGCGCGTGCGCTGCTGCTCGAGGAGCTCGGCCTCGCGAACGTCCACCTGCGCGAGGGCGACGGCGCGCTGGGGTGGCCGGAGGCGGCGCCGTTCGAGCGCATCCTCGTCACCGCCGCCGCGCCGCGCGTCCCGCCGGCGCTCCGGGCGCAGCTCGCGCCGGGCGGACGGATGGTGCTGCCGGTGGGTGAGGCGGAGTCGGAGCAGGTGCTCCGCGTGGTCGAGCGCGGCGCGGACGGGATCGAGGAGAGCGAGGACGTCCTCCCCGTCCGCTTCGTCCCGCTCACGCACCTCCCGCCTGCGGTATGA
- a CDS encoding acyl-CoA desaturase, with protein sequence MPRDPDRIDWLPSLPFFAAHLVALATPWLAPLEWRWGALAAGLYALRMFAVTAGYHRYFSHRSYRTSRAFQLLLAVLGASAAQKGPLWWAAHHRDHHRHSDGPEDVHSPLERGFWWSHVGWILSRRHHETKLDRVRDLARFPELRWIDRHHLVPPAALAIGLFLAGGLPALLWGFFVSTVALWHGTFVINSLAHVFGRRRYATDDGSRNSLVLALVTLGEGWHNNHHFYAASARQGFFWWEIDLSWYALRALAAVRLVQDLKVPPPQVRLAHLRTAIPPAAARAEAL encoded by the coding sequence ATGCCGCGCGACCCCGACCGCATCGACTGGCTGCCCTCGCTCCCGTTCTTCGCCGCGCACCTCGTGGCGCTGGCCACCCCGTGGCTGGCGCCGCTCGAGTGGCGCTGGGGCGCGCTCGCGGCCGGGCTGTACGCGCTGCGCATGTTCGCGGTGACGGCCGGGTATCACCGGTACTTCTCGCACCGCAGCTACCGGACCTCGCGCGCGTTCCAGCTCCTGCTCGCGGTGCTCGGCGCGAGCGCGGCGCAGAAGGGCCCGCTCTGGTGGGCCGCCCACCACCGCGACCACCACCGCCACTCCGACGGGCCGGAGGACGTCCACTCGCCGCTGGAGCGGGGGTTCTGGTGGAGCCACGTGGGCTGGATCCTCTCCCGCCGCCACCACGAGACGAAGCTCGACCGCGTGCGCGACCTCGCGCGCTTCCCGGAGCTGCGGTGGATCGACCGCCACCACCTGGTGCCGCCGGCGGCGCTCGCCATCGGGCTGTTCCTGGCGGGCGGGCTGCCGGCGCTGCTGTGGGGGTTCTTCGTCTCCACCGTCGCGCTCTGGCACGGCACGTTCGTCATCAACTCGCTCGCGCACGTGTTCGGCCGCCGCCGCTACGCCACCGACGACGGCTCGCGCAACAGCCTGGTCCTCGCGCTCGTGACGCTGGGCGAGGGGTGGCACAACAACCACCACTTCTACGCGGCCAGCGCGCGGCAGGGCTTCTTCTGGTGGGAGATCGATCTGTCCTGGTACGCGCTGCGCGCGCTCGCGGCGGTGCGCCTGGTCCAGGACCTGAAGGTCCCGCCGCCGCAGGTCCGCCTGGCGCACCTCCGCACGGCCATCCCGCCCGCCGCGGCGCGCGCCGAGGCGCTCTGA
- a CDS encoding competence/damage-inducible protein A: MPRTPTAALVVVGNEVLSAKVQDENGPFTARRLRELGVELVTIRTVRDRVDEVSAAVLALCRQVDWVFTSGGVGPTHDDITVRAVAEALGRPMHRSPALVETIRALHRRGHPGAEPPEAALRMADVPEGTRLLGDEGYPTLALENVVMLPGVPQFYRHQFERIAHLLQAPPFRLACVYLSAGEGEIAPALDAVAAAHPAVEIGSYPRFDAGADHRVKVTLEAKDAARVEAALRALLAALPAGSVLRTEGP; the protein is encoded by the coding sequence ATGCCCCGCACGCCCACCGCCGCCCTCGTCGTCGTCGGCAACGAGGTCCTCTCCGCCAAGGTCCAGGACGAGAACGGGCCGTTCACCGCGCGCCGGCTCCGGGAGCTGGGCGTGGAGCTGGTCACCATCCGGACCGTGCGCGACCGGGTGGACGAGGTCTCCGCCGCGGTCCTGGCCCTGTGCCGGCAGGTGGACTGGGTGTTCACCTCGGGTGGGGTGGGGCCGACGCACGACGACATCACCGTCCGCGCGGTGGCGGAGGCGCTCGGCAGGCCCATGCACCGCTCGCCGGCGCTGGTCGAGACCATCCGCGCGCTGCACCGGCGCGGCCACCCGGGCGCCGAGCCGCCCGAGGCGGCGCTGCGCATGGCCGACGTGCCCGAGGGGACGCGGCTGCTCGGGGACGAGGGCTACCCGACGCTCGCGCTCGAGAACGTGGTGATGCTGCCGGGCGTGCCGCAGTTCTACCGGCACCAGTTCGAGCGCATCGCGCACCTGCTCCAGGCGCCGCCGTTCCGCCTCGCCTGCGTGTACCTGTCGGCGGGCGAGGGCGAGATCGCGCCCGCGCTCGACGCGGTGGCGGCGGCGCACCCGGCGGTCGAGATCGGCAGCTACCCGCGCTTCGACGCCGGGGCCGACCACCGGGTGAAGGTCACGCTGGAGGCGAAGGACGCGGCCCGGGTGGAGGCGGCCCTGCGCGCGCTGCTGGCGGCGCTGCCGGCGGGCTCCGTCCTGCGGACCGAGGGCCCGTGA
- a CDS encoding aminotransferase class I/II-fold pyridoxal phosphate-dependent enzyme yields the protein MKTFNDPEAFARVKRLPPYVFTVTDRLRDEAIARGVDVVDFSMGNPDGATPDRIVERLRSAVGDPKLHRYLNPRGQPELRAAVSRWWKRRQGVEVDPEREVLVTIGSKEGIGHALIAMLAEGDTVLAPAPTYPIHAFGAVLAGAESLPVAVGPGVDFFESLVAAAERAEKRPKGLVVNFPANPTAAVATQELFEKIVRFAEARDMFIVSDLAYCDIVFDGPKAPSMLAVPGARDRTLEFMSLSKSYNMPGWRVGFCAGNPALVAAAARVKSYLDYGLFGAVQAAAITALDECDDEVVKIREKYRVRRDALVRHFGAAGWQVPAPAASMFAWAPIPEPFRQLGSLEFCKRLIDEAGVAVAPGIGFGPTGEGSVRIALIVDEPRVQLAAERIEKFLKKGPGGR from the coding sequence ATGAAGACCTTCAACGACCCCGAGGCCTTTGCGCGCGTCAAGCGCCTGCCGCCGTACGTCTTCACCGTCACCGATCGCCTGCGCGACGAGGCCATCGCGCGCGGGGTGGACGTGGTGGACTTCTCCATGGGCAACCCGGACGGCGCCACGCCGGACCGGATCGTGGAGCGGCTGCGCAGCGCCGTGGGGGACCCGAAGCTGCACCGGTACCTGAACCCGCGCGGCCAGCCGGAGCTGCGCGCGGCGGTGTCGCGCTGGTGGAAGCGGCGCCAGGGCGTCGAGGTCGATCCCGAGCGCGAGGTGCTCGTCACCATCGGCTCGAAGGAGGGCATCGGGCACGCCCTCATCGCCATGCTCGCCGAGGGCGACACGGTCCTCGCGCCCGCGCCGACCTATCCCATCCACGCGTTCGGCGCGGTGCTGGCGGGCGCCGAGTCCTTGCCGGTGGCGGTCGGCCCGGGCGTGGACTTCTTCGAGTCGCTGGTGGCCGCGGCGGAGCGCGCCGAGAAGCGGCCGAAGGGCCTGGTGGTGAACTTCCCCGCGAACCCGACCGCGGCGGTGGCCACCCAGGAGCTGTTCGAGAAGATCGTCCGGTTCGCCGAGGCGCGGGACATGTTCATCGTGTCCGACCTGGCCTACTGCGACATCGTCTTCGACGGCCCGAAGGCGCCGTCGATGCTGGCCGTGCCGGGCGCGCGCGACCGCACCCTCGAGTTCATGTCGCTGTCGAAGAGCTACAACATGCCGGGCTGGCGCGTGGGCTTCTGCGCGGGCAACCCGGCGCTGGTGGCCGCGGCGGCGCGGGTGAAGAGCTACCTCGACTACGGCCTGTTCGGCGCCGTGCAGGCCGCCGCGATCACCGCGCTCGACGAGTGCGACGACGAGGTGGTGAAGATCCGCGAGAAGTACCGGGTCCGCCGCGACGCGCTCGTCCGCCACTTCGGCGCGGCCGGGTGGCAGGTGCCGGCGCCGGCCGCCTCGATGTTCGCGTGGGCGCCCATCCCCGAGCCGTTCCGCCAGCTCGGCTCGCTGGAGTTCTGCAAGCGGCTCATCGACGAGGCCGGCGTCGCGGTCGCCCCGGGCATCGGCTTCGGGCCGACCGGCGAGGGCAGCGTCCGCATCGCGCTCATCGTGGACGAGCCGCGCGTGCAGCTCGCCGCCGAGCGGATCGAGAAGTTCCTCAAGAAGGGCCCGGGCGGGCGGTAG
- a CDS encoding c-type cytochrome — protein sequence MRKPTVLLLVLAACSSGPRLPHVTPSETEVEVRGAVKGGPYPLGRAELAALPQRTVHGLDPESGRAATWEGTALAALVSDRVERTRGADVVIVRTRDRRAIPIPLTLIRQLQPVLADRADGQPLPERVIAWPTFDQRGLETDPRARLWWARGVVALELANSFTTYGRALAVPDGAPDGARLGADRFGARCIGCHRVRKAGGEAGPNLSRLTDRMTADALYARMRTGHPGWSDGPEDPGPSAARQVWSFLRAVAAFEGASDEPAAAEKDPVEEERRRARSSRP from the coding sequence ATGAGAAAGCCGACCGTTCTGCTCCTCGTCCTCGCCGCATGCTCGTCCGGACCTCGCCTCCCGCACGTCACGCCGAGTGAGACCGAGGTCGAGGTGCGCGGCGCCGTGAAGGGCGGCCCGTACCCGCTCGGCCGAGCCGAGCTGGCGGCGCTGCCGCAGCGGACGGTGCACGGCCTCGACCCGGAGTCGGGCCGGGCGGCGACCTGGGAGGGCACCGCGCTCGCGGCGCTGGTGAGCGACCGCGTGGAGCGGACCCGGGGCGCGGACGTGGTGATCGTTCGGACCCGGGACCGCCGCGCCATCCCCATCCCGCTCACGCTGATCCGGCAGCTCCAGCCGGTGCTGGCGGATCGCGCCGACGGCCAGCCGCTCCCGGAGCGCGTCATCGCCTGGCCCACGTTCGACCAGCGCGGCCTCGAGACCGACCCGCGCGCCCGGCTGTGGTGGGCGCGGGGCGTGGTGGCGCTCGAGCTCGCGAACTCGTTCACCACCTACGGCCGCGCCCTGGCGGTCCCGGACGGCGCCCCGGACGGCGCGCGCCTCGGCGCGGATCGCTTCGGCGCGCGCTGCATCGGCTGCCACCGCGTGCGCAAGGCGGGCGGCGAGGCGGGGCCGAACCTCTCGCGGCTCACCGATCGGATGACCGCGGACGCGCTCTATGCGCGGATGCGGACGGGCCACCCGGGCTGGTCGGACGGGCCCGAGGATCCCGGCCCGTCGGCGGCGCGGCAGGTGTGGAGCTTCCTGCGGGCGGTGGCCGCGTTCGAGGGCGCCAGCGACGAGCCCGCGGCGGCCGAGAAGGATCCGGTGGAGGAGGAGCGCCGGCGGGCCCGATCGTCCCGGCCCTAG
- the recG gene encoding ATP-dependent DNA helicase RecG — protein sequence MERKQGGPADPRQEGDLPGAAAARALEALLPPLRFAVKDGFAGAPRLTGFGETVRGAVARARAAGAGDSPALRRLELEAEGFDALPLAARRKALARIAADVAALIPVPEELRALARAARVEAEARPGGTPPPAAQAASPAPPQPRAAPPRPRAAQGSVARPGRQAAPPPAASAPPPVDAPAPRVPLAPDPPWHALPEARTPEERAARRRRLATRLADLPRVHPAPRALLEERGRETVEAALELWPRAYQDRTALRRISELRVGDEAAVLGTVSHVRVQRMRSGKPLLKVGVQEGGSALELVFFNPPPWRLKQFAAGESLLCSGKVTEGFGARRQMSQPEVEKVQAGDSANFGRIVPVYPGPADYQHPALRKLMKRLVDELVPAAVDDVPAEIRARRGLVGRAEALREAHFPPAGTDPLHAAERVTPAFRRLVFEELFFLQLALAMRRRGVRAEAGIAFDASPAALARAVEPLPFRLTGAQERALAEIARDMADAEPMNRLLQGDVGSGKTAVAFAAMMLAVQSGWQAALMVPTEILAEQHARTLSRWLEGRGVEVALVGASARGKGQREARAAVAEGRARIAVGTHALLEQAVGFERLGLVVVDEQHRFGVMQRASLISKGRRPDVLVMTATPIPRTLALAFYGDLDQSKISELPPGRTPVTTRLFGDSQRKAAYALARGELEAGRQVYVVYPLVEESEKTDLADATTGAADLGKVFPGHEIGLLHGRMKPEEKQRVMDRFRAGEVHVLVATTVIEVGVDVPNASVMIVEHAERFGLSQLHQLRGRVGRGAAKSHCLLLAHFRRAGDDARERLRAMEETQDGFEIARVDLRIRGPGELLGTRQSGQKLLDVADLYRDEAILEEAREEAFGLVERDGDLARPEHAAAREALAGRWAGRLSLAQVG from the coding sequence GTGGAGCGCAAGCAGGGCGGCCCGGCGGATCCGCGCCAGGAGGGAGACCTCCCCGGCGCCGCCGCCGCGCGCGCGCTCGAGGCGCTGCTGCCGCCGCTCCGCTTCGCGGTGAAGGACGGCTTCGCCGGCGCGCCCCGGCTCACCGGCTTCGGCGAGACGGTGCGCGGCGCGGTCGCGCGCGCCCGCGCGGCCGGGGCCGGCGACTCGCCCGCACTGCGCCGGCTGGAGCTGGAGGCGGAGGGCTTCGACGCGCTCCCGCTCGCCGCGCGGCGCAAGGCGCTGGCGCGCATCGCCGCCGATGTCGCGGCGCTCATCCCGGTTCCCGAGGAGCTGCGCGCGCTGGCGCGGGCCGCGCGCGTCGAGGCCGAGGCGCGCCCCGGCGGCACGCCCCCGCCCGCCGCGCAGGCGGCGTCTCCGGCGCCGCCCCAGCCGCGCGCGGCGCCGCCCCGCCCGCGCGCGGCGCAGGGATCCGTCGCGCGCCCGGGACGGCAAGCCGCGCCGCCGCCCGCCGCGAGCGCCCCGCCGCCGGTGGACGCGCCCGCCCCGCGCGTCCCGCTCGCGCCGGATCCGCCCTGGCACGCGCTCCCCGAGGCGCGCACGCCGGAGGAGCGCGCCGCCCGCCGCCGCCGCCTCGCCACGCGCCTCGCCGACCTGCCGCGGGTCCACCCGGCGCCGCGGGCGCTGCTGGAGGAGCGCGGGCGCGAGACGGTGGAGGCGGCGCTGGAGCTGTGGCCGCGCGCGTACCAGGACCGCACCGCGCTGCGCCGCATCTCCGAGCTGCGGGTGGGGGACGAGGCGGCCGTGCTCGGGACCGTGAGCCACGTGCGCGTCCAGCGCATGCGCAGCGGGAAGCCCCTCCTCAAGGTCGGCGTGCAGGAGGGCGGCTCCGCGCTGGAGCTCGTGTTCTTCAACCCGCCGCCGTGGCGCCTGAAGCAGTTCGCGGCGGGCGAGTCGCTGCTCTGCTCGGGCAAGGTCACCGAGGGCTTCGGCGCGCGGCGCCAGATGAGCCAGCCGGAGGTGGAGAAGGTCCAGGCCGGCGACTCCGCCAACTTCGGGCGCATCGTGCCCGTCTACCCGGGCCCGGCCGACTACCAGCACCCGGCGCTGCGCAAGCTGATGAAGCGCCTGGTGGACGAGCTCGTGCCCGCGGCGGTGGACGACGTGCCCGCGGAGATCCGCGCCCGCCGCGGCCTGGTCGGCCGCGCCGAGGCGCTGCGCGAGGCCCACTTCCCGCCGGCCGGCACCGACCCGCTCCACGCGGCAGAGCGGGTGACGCCGGCCTTCCGGCGGCTCGTGTTCGAGGAGCTGTTCTTCCTGCAGCTCGCGCTCGCCATGCGGCGGCGCGGGGTCCGGGCCGAGGCGGGGATCGCGTTCGACGCCTCGCCGGCGGCGCTGGCCCGCGCGGTCGAGCCGCTGCCCTTCCGGCTCACCGGCGCGCAGGAGCGCGCGCTCGCCGAGATCGCCCGGGACATGGCCGACGCCGAGCCCATGAACCGGCTGCTGCAGGGCGACGTCGGCAGCGGCAAGACCGCGGTCGCGTTCGCCGCGATGATGCTGGCGGTCCAGTCCGGCTGGCAGGCGGCGCTCATGGTGCCGACCGAGATCCTGGCCGAGCAGCACGCGCGCACGCTGTCGCGCTGGCTGGAGGGGCGCGGGGTCGAGGTGGCGCTGGTGGGCGCGAGCGCGCGCGGCAAGGGGCAGCGCGAGGCGCGGGCGGCGGTGGCGGAGGGCAGGGCGCGCATCGCGGTGGGGACGCACGCGCTGCTGGAGCAGGCGGTCGGGTTCGAGCGGCTCGGCCTGGTGGTGGTGGACGAGCAGCACCGCTTCGGCGTGATGCAGCGGGCCTCGCTCATCTCCAAGGGGCGCCGCCCGGACGTGCTGGTCATGACCGCGACGCCCATCCCCCGCACCCTGGCGCTCGCGTTCTACGGCGACCTCGACCAGTCCAAGATCTCCGAGCTGCCGCCGGGCCGCACCCCGGTGACCACGCGGCTGTTCGGCGACTCGCAGCGCAAGGCGGCCTACGCGCTCGCGCGCGGCGAGCTCGAGGCGGGCCGGCAGGTGTACGTGGTGTACCCGCTGGTGGAGGAGTCGGAGAAGACCGACCTCGCCGACGCCACCACCGGCGCGGCCGACCTGGGGAAGGTGTTCCCCGGCCACGAGATCGGGCTGCTGCACGGGCGGATGAAGCCTGAGGAGAAGCAGCGGGTCATGGACCGCTTCCGCGCCGGCGAGGTCCACGTGCTGGTCGCGACCACCGTCATCGAGGTGGGCGTGGACGTGCCCAACGCGAGCGTCATGATCGTCGAGCACGCCGAGCGCTTCGGCCTCTCGCAGCTGCACCAGCTCCGGGGGCGGGTGGGGCGCGGCGCGGCGAAGAGCCACTGCCTGCTGCTCGCGCACTTCCGCCGGGCCGGCGACGACGCGCGCGAGCGGCTGCGGGCCATGGAGGAGACGCAGGACGGGTTCGAGATCGCGCGGGTGGACCTGCGCATCCGCGGCCCCGGCGAGCTGCTCGGGACCCGGCAGTCCGGGCAGAAGCTGCTCGACGTCGCCGACCTCTACCGCGACGAGGCCATCCTGGAGGAGGCGCGGGAGGAGGCGTTCGGCCTGGTGGAGCGCGACGGCGACCTGGCCCGCCCCGAGCACGCCGCGGCGCGCGAGGCGCTCGCCGGCCGCTGGGCCGGGCGGCTCTCGCTGGCGCAGGTGGGCTAG